The Engystomops pustulosus chromosome 1, aEngPut4.maternal, whole genome shotgun sequence genome has a window encoding:
- the GHR gene encoding growth hormone receptor → MALWLLLTSLALMCPGDFISASEVTSGWPKITKCRSPQLETFTCYWSDGELNNRTDHVYLQYRTSDMDWRDCPDNTSGGDNSCFFSKEHTSLRSDYFVRLVTGNSTSDVHHFTLEGIVEPDPPVDLSWSLQNISVNNSLLDIHVTWQPPSSSDVMSFLEYEVQIKEANEHKWKSYDVVTTTYVPVYGLQVGKGHLLRVRCRLYGNEKFGEFSKELVIPVHLFKVPTTSVPRSSSAVYNRGALQKEVKSTYPPGWPSFTLCRSPQQETFTCYWSHGDFKNLSDSLKLQYMKPGINWTDCPDNVTAGENSCYFSKEHTSIWVGYRIRLVSENKTYAEHGFTVDEIVRPEPPIGLNWTVLNVSSTRLRMDVQLTWKPPASADVKSGWITLEYEIQIKVVNETQWKLYDYVTTTYSPIYGLKIGKKYLVRIRCRQKGNENFGEFSDVVMIPTLVYTDPDFPWPLFLIIGIFAVLLVLAFILFCKKKRLKMLILPPVPVPKIKGIDPILLQKGKLDEVSSILASHDSYKQQLCIDDPWVEFIELDLDDQEEKNEGTDTDRLLAEEYPKAHSCLGVKDDDSGRASCCEPDIPETDFGNSDTSDETSDTGQCQNTKDKQADLLCLSDKSTSGGVPTKTQMPNTEKMSTKTEDGKVSPLFGNETNVAATTQLSNVKSKPSMDFYALVSDITPAGRLLLSPGQRMKMETEECNEPVIQHPTNLNVDNSYVCNTAVMPFCAVNFPVEASQSVQQQNPTLDSYFTPESLTAATMSSRAEEKASSYETPVADYTSVHIINSPQNLVLNTTALPGKEFLQPCGYMSTDQVNKVMP, encoded by the exons ttacaTCCGGATGGCCAAAGATCACAAAGTGCCGCTCCCCGCAGTTGGAAACCTTCACCTGCTACTGGAGCGATGGAGAACTCAACAACAGGACAGACCATGTATATCTGCAGTATAGGACAAG TGACATGGACTGGAGGGACTGTCCTGACAACACGTCTGGAGGAGATAACAGCTGCTTCTTCAGCAAGGAGCACACATCTCTTCGGTCGGATTATTTTGTCCGCCTTGTTACCGGAAATTCTACATCTGATGTACACCACTTTACACTGGAAGGGATTG TGGAACCTGATCCCCCGGTGGACCTGAGCTGGTCCCTTCAGAACATCAGCGTGAATAATTCCCTGCTGGACATCCACGTAACGTGGCAGCCGCCGTCTTCATCCGACGTTATGTCATTCCTGGAATATGAAGTGCAAATAAAAGAAGCGAATGAACACAAGTGGAAATCG TATGATGTAGTGACTACAACCTACGTGCCGGTGTATGGTCTACAAGTAGGTAAAGGGCACTTGCTACGAGTCCGCTGCAGACTGTATGGGAATGAAAagtttggagaattcagcaaggagcTTGTTATCCCTGTACATTTATTCAAAG TGCCCACCACCTCGGTGCCCCGGAGCTCGTCTGCTGTCTACAACAGAGGTGCATTACAGAAGGAGGTCAAGTCAACAT ATCCTCCCGGATGGCCAAGCTTCACACTGTGCCGCTCGCCCCAGCAGGAGACATTCACGTGTTACTGGAGCCACGGAGATTTCAAGAACTTGTCTGACTCGCTAAAACTGCAGTATATGAAACC TGGCATCAATTGGACCGACTGTCCTGACAATGTAACTGCTGGAGAGAATAGCTGCTACTTCAGTAAAGAGCACACTTCTATTTGGGTGGGATATAGAATCCGGCTGGTTAGTGAAAATAAAACTTATGCTGAACACGGGTTCACAGTGGATGAAATTG TGAGACCAGAACCTCCCATTGGTTTGAACTGGACGGTCCTCAATGTCAGTTCTACCCGCTTACGCATGGACGTTCAGTTAACGTGGAAACCTCCAGCTTCGGCCGATGTTAAAAGCGGGTGGATAACGTTGGAGTATGAAATACAAATTAAAGTGGTCAATGAAACGCAGTGGAAGTTG TACGATTATGTGACCACCACATATTCACCTATCTATGGCCTGAAAATAGGAAAAAAGTATTTGGTCAGAATCCGATGCCGGCAAAAAGGGAATGAAAACTTTGGAGAGTTCAGTGACGTAGTAATGATTCCAACTTTAGTATATACAG ATCCGGACTTTCCATGGCCTCTATTTCTCATCATTGGAATATTTGCGGTCCTGCTAGTCCTGGCTTTTATTTTGTTCTGTAAAAAGAAAAG GCTGAAGATGCTGATTCTTCCTCCAGTTCCTGTTCCAAAGATTAAAGGGATCGACCCTATTTTGCTACAA AAAGGGAAGTTGGATGAAGTCAGTTCGATACTTGCCAGCCATGACAGCTACAAGCAACAGCTATGCATTGATGATCCTTGGGTTGAATTTATTGAACTTGACCTTGATGATCAGGAAGAGAAAAATGAGGGAACTGATACTGACAGGCTTCTGGCAGAAGAGTATCCCAAGGCCCATAGTTGCCTCGGTGTTAAAGATGATGACTCTGGCCGGGCCAGCTGTTGTGAGCCAGATATTCCTGAAACAGATTTCGGCAACAGTGATACAAGCGATGAAACCTCAGATACCGGACAGTGTCAGAATACAAAAGATAAGCAAGCAGATCTCCTGTGCCTTAGTGATAAATCAACTAGCGGAGGCGTGCCTACAAAAACCCAAATGCCAAATACAGAAAAGATGAGCACAAAGACAGAAGACGGTAAAGTTTCTCCACTGTTTGGTAACGAGACGAATGTTGCTGCCACAACCCAACTAAGCAACGTCAAATCGAAGCCAAGCATGGATTTTTATGCCCTCGTAAGTGATATCACACCAGCTGGAAGACTTCTTCTTTCACCGGGACAAAGAATGAAGATGGAGACCGAAGAATGCAACGAACCAGTGATCCAACATCCAACAAACCTCAACGTGGACAATTCTTACGTGTGTAATACCGCCGTGATGCCATTCTGTGCTGTGAATTTCCCAGTAGAGGCCTCACAAAGTGTTCAGCAGCAGAATCCTACCCTGGATAGCTACTTCACCCCAGAAAGCCTTACAGCTGCCACCATGAGCTCTCGTGCCGAAGAAAAAGCTTCGAGCTACGAGACACCTGTGGCTGACTATACCTCTGTTCACATAATAAACTCACCACAAAACCTTGTGCTTAACACTACTGCTCTGCCAGGCAAGGAATTTCTACAACCATGTGGCTACATGTCCACAGATCAAGTGAACAAAGTGATGCCATAA